A genomic segment from Callithrix jacchus isolate 240 chromosome 8, calJac240_pri, whole genome shotgun sequence encodes:
- the TTC9 gene encoding tetratricopeptide repeat protein 9A, whose translation MERKALAAGAKGNPSPPAAGEGQRPPPPLSVPGGGGGAPARGQVGAAAEPAELIRRAHEFKSQGAQCYKDKKFREAIGKYHRALLELKGLLPPPGERERDSRTASPAGAPKPGRLSEEQSKAVEAIEIDCYNSLAACLLQAELVNYERVKEYCLKVLKKEGENFKALYRSGVAFYHLGDYNKALYYLKEARTQQPTDTNVIRYIQLTEMKLSRCSQREKETM comes from the exons ATGGAGAGGAAGGCTTTGGCGGCCGGGGCCAAGGGGAACCCGAGCCCGCCCGCGGCCGGAGAGGGGCAGCGGCCACCGCCGCCGTTGAGCGTCCCGGGAGGCGGCGGTGGAGCCCCGGCGCGGGGCCAGGTCGGGGCGGCGGCCGAGCCGGCCGAGCTCATCCGGCGAGCGCACGAGTTCAAAAGCCAAGGGGCGCAGTGCTACAAGGACAAGAAATTCCGTGAAGCCATCGGCAAATACCACCGGGCGTTGCTGGAGCTGAAGGGGCTGCTGCCGCCCCCCGGGGAACGGGAGCGCGACTCGCGCACGGCCTCGCCGGCCGGGGCCCCCAAGCCCGGCCGTCTCTCGGAGGAGCAGAGCAAGGCGGTGGAAGCCATCGAGATCGACTGCTACAACAGCCTGGCAG CCTGCCTACTCCAGGCTGAGCTGGTAAACTATGAACGCGTCAAGGAATATTGCCTCAAAGTCTtgaagaaggaaggggagaacTTCAAGGCCCTTTATCGGTCTGGTGTGGCCTTCTACCACCTTGGGGACTACAACAAAGCACTCTACTACCTGAAAGAAGCAAGGACCCAACAACCAACAG ACACCAACGTGATTCGGTATATCCAGCTGACAGAGATGAAGCTCAGCCGATGctcccagagagagaaagaaaccatgTAA